The DNA segment ACAGCAGGGAGCGTCCTGTTGTTCCAGCCCCGTGtgtcctgcaggcagcacctctgctcctgctcgGCCTTGCACTGATGGTCCTGCCAGGAAATTCTGAGTTGCGAGGGACAAGaggcacaaactgaaatacagGAATTTCCAGCTGACTAGGAGGAAAAACTGAGTTACTTTGAGGGTGACagaacactggaacaggctgtggAGGGGTTGTGGATTCTCCTTCGTCGCCAATATTCAGAACCCTCCTGGACTGATGTGTGCAACTTGCTCCAGGGCAAGGCCTTGGCAAGGGGGTCGGGCTGGGTGACCTCCagagatcccttccagccccagcCGATCTGCAATGAGGGCACCATTCATAACATGAACCTCCCAAGGATCCTGCACAGTCTGGGGGAAAAGTGTGCAATTGGGATATTTAATAACAAAGTGATCGCAGACCCAGCGTGAGGTTTCCCTAAGGTCTTTCACAAACTGGCTCACTTTGGCCAGGTAATAACAGAGCTTGTCCCAGAGCTGCTTTTGTGTGATGTGAGGTGAgctgggctcctgcagctgccgTGGTGGCTCTCTGTGCCACTCGGGCCTTGCAGAGGCACTGGTCTCTGCCTGCTGTTGAGTGGCTGCTCTTTGTTGGGCAGGTGATCCTGGACctggaggaggagaggcagcGGCACGCCCAGGACACGGCCGAGGGCGACGATGTCACCTACATGCTGGAGAAGGAGCGGGAGCGGCTCACCCAGCAGGTACCAGCccgggggcagctgggcagggctgtgctgggagagcagcaggagcctccCTCTGTAAGGCACTCCTAGCCACTTCTATCATCTTGGTATGAAAAGCAACCTCACATTGCTCTGCGTGTTTTGGTAGCTGAGCAGTGCTAAAAGgtattaataggaaatcaaatGCTTTGAAATCTTGCTTCAGCCAGAAATCCGAGGAGATCTGAAGAACAGGATAGCATTTACAATTGATAGCTCCCTGTAGTACTCAAAATTCAGAATAAGTCGTGGCAGATCTCCTGGGGGAGTTTTTCAGAAAtgctaataaatatttaagCCACTGTTTTCTGTTACTCAAGCGCTGTAGCCTTTGTTAAGCATACATAACACATCAGCATTTTAAAGCCTAAATGCCGTTAAAAGGCAAACTGACAAAGTGGTAAATGAGGTGGAAGGAAGCTTTGCTTGTTTGGTCAGTGCATGGCAGACTGGGTGTGTATGTCATTAAAGGCCAATCGAATTTCATACAGGATAAAACTACTAGTAAGTAATAATTGTTACTGTGTGCAAGCTGACTTGTATTGCTGATTTCTTGTGCAATAACCTCTTTCTTAGCCATTGTcattttttactgtaatttctCCAAGATACACAGTAAACCTGTTCCCTTTTGGGGTGTTGACCTTCATTTACTTTCAGAAGGTTTTATGGTGCCCTTAAAATCTCTTTTGTTCTGAACTTTTAGGTGGAGTTTGAAAAGTCCCAAGTGAAAAAGTTTGAGAAAGAGCAGAAGAAGCTGTCGAGCCAGTTGGAGGAGGAAAGGGCACGCCACAAGCAACTGTCTTCCATGCTTGTCGTGGAGTGCAAGAAAGCCACTGCCAAAGCAGCTGAAGAGGGCCAGAAGACAGCAGAACTGAGCTTGAaactggaaaaggagaagagTAAGGTGAGTAAACTGgaagaggagctggcagccaagAGGAAgcggggtttgcagatggaagcACAAGTagaaaagcagctctcagagTTTGACATTGAAAGAGAACAGCTGAAAGCTAAGCTGAACAGAGAAGAAAACCGTACAAAAGCACTCAAAGAAGAGGTGGAATGTCTGAAGAAAGCCCTGAAAGAGCTGGAGGCTTCTTGCCAGGAGCACAGTCCCTCCAAGCCTGTGCATCCCAGCCCCTCGGTGACATCCAGGGGGGTCACAACTGACAGTCCCCCAATGAAATCTGTGTCCTGCCAGACCGAGAGTCTGCAGGCAGAACGAGCAAACCCTGCCAGCACCAGCAAAGCTGTTCACACCGTGTTTGCCAGCCCCCCTACACCTGCTCATTCCTATGCAAAATCCAACGGGCATTGCGACACAGACGTGCAGATGGGTGGGGAGACAAATGCTGCAGAGAGCCAAGTTCACAGGGAGAAATCTGCTGCGGCCGCAGAAGGTGCAGTGGAGAATGGAAGTTCTCCTGTAAGAACGGAGTCACCGGTGCATCTGACGTCCCAGCTGCCTTCTGCTGGGGCGTCCCTgtctcccagcagcacagctgcctcctctctgaccccttctccctgctcctcgCCGGTGCTGAGCAAACGCTTAGTGGGAGCCTCGGCCAGCAGCCCCGGCTACCAGTCCTCCTACCAGGTGGGCATCAACCAGCGCTTCCACGCAGCTCGGCACAAGTTCCAGTCCCAGGCGGAGCAGGAGCACCAGCCAGGGGGCCTGCAGAGCCCTCCCTCCCGGGACCTGTCTCCCACCCTGGCAGACAACTCTGCTGCCAAGCAGCTGGCCCGCAACACAGTCACCCAGGTGCTGTCGCGATTCACCAGCCAGCAGGGCCCCATCAAGCCCGTCTCCCCTAACAGCTCCCCTTTTGGCACGGACTACCGAACCCTGGCGAATGCCGGCAGCCCCAAAACCGACTCTGGGCACTGTCCGAGCCCTGTCAAGGTTTCCAGCCCGCTAAGCCCGTTGTCTCCTGGAATTAAGTCACCAACCATTCCCAGAGCAGAAAGAGGGAACCCTCCACCCATTCCTCCGAAGAAGCCCGGCCTCGCTCAGtcacctgctgctcctgctcctctaaCCAAAACCTCTTCCCAGGCCTCCTCCCTGGGTGCCCCCATGGacgtggccagcagctgctctaaCAACCCTGTCGTGTCAAATGGCAAAGACCTGGAGATCCTCCTGCCAAGCAGCAGCTAGTCTCCAGAAAATGGGAATGTGACATTCCACAGCTTAGCTTACCCCAAGCTAAGACACCGTTTTTCCACTCCatgttatttatttctatagTAGCAGATTCTGTCTGTATAAAGCAtttagtatattttttttctttttaataggtaggaaaatatttttgtttatgaaGAAACCCTTAACTACAGCTATACAGTAGCCTCCAAATGTCTCATGGCAGCAGTCAAATCATTAGAGATAACAACCATAATCATGTGGTGGGACCTATCAACCTCTAATGGGACTGAAATGCTACTTTTAAATTATGCAGAAGTAATTTTTGCAGACTTTTTATTCCAGATGAACATTTTATAAAAGTGCCTGAACTAAGCCTGCAATATGAATGTGATTCTTGGGAAAAGGTGAGGAGGGGAACATCTAGCTGCAGAAACAAATTCTTCTGAGTCCTGAATGTTGAAACCAgcactggttttctttttacttctttcCATTTGCTAAGATAAGTTAGCAAATGTGTTACAAATTGTGCTAGGTGACCACCAGACTGGTGCAGCCAGTCAGGCTGTGTCCTTCAGGACATAGCTTCCAGCTACTTGAGGAAGCACGCAGGAGtttcttgggaaaaaatgtAGTTGTGATATCATCCAGATTATTTCTCTGTCAGTATTCCTTGTCCATATAgttctttctgctttcctgcCGAGATGCCTGTGTGCTTTAAATGGCTGAACTCTGGTTTCTGGTGTATCACCTTGAATTTTCAAGCTCTTCAAGCATTCTACTGTTGTGTGTAGAACTTCTGAGAAAATTATCTTTCTGTTACTTGATAAAGATCTCACTATTACTTGAAAAAGTAACTCATCCATCCAATACAGGTTTTTTGCAACACCTGTGACATGGGATCTTCAACTTTAAACAAAAGCAATAATTTTGTTCCTCATCTGTGTCAGTTAAGTCTGACTCACCTGGGTTTTACCTGCTACCTGTGGCTAGCTTTCCTTGGCTGCAAATAGGGAACCAAATCATTGCTGCTGTGGAATTGAGTATGTGTACATGTGTAAGTATGTCACACACATACAGTGTATTAGGGAAGTGTTTatctcttcttcatcttctgcCTCTCGTGAAGAACCATGGCAACTcactgagatttaaaaaaattcctcaTTGAGGAATTGCCTACGTTTGAGGCAGGTCATATGTGTGAAGAAGTATTTGGAcccaggagaagcagctgaTTCCTGTGCAGCAATGTTTGCTGCAAGAAAACCAACGGGCACAGCACAGTGGTTTTCTGAGTCACTGTGCTGAAAAATGCAGGACAAACACCACAGATAGTGGCAGAGGCTGAGAGCACGACCCCGAGTTAATGATCTCGGGTGCTGGATGTGAGCTGATCCTAAATTTAGAAACTGGACTTGCTGCTTGGTGTCGCCCAGCGTGGAGCActtcccccagcagcagagTCGTGTTtgcacagagcacagctcccactgccagagactCGTTCTCCTTCTTCAGTTTTCACTGCTTCATTAGGCAAAACCCCTCTGCTGTggggagatccctgtgccaggggaggctgcagagctgcccggggaggctgcagagctgcccggggaggctgcagagctgcccggggaggctggggaggctgcagagctgcccggggaggctgcagagctgcccggggaggctgcagagctgcccagggaggctgcagagctgcccggggaggctgcagagctgcccggggaggctgcagagctgcccggggaggctgcagagctgcccggggaggctgcagagctgcccggGGCAGAGCTGCCCCTTTGGGCTCTGAGCCTTGCCCCGCAGGACGtggagctctgtgctgctttgaggtgggtgctgctggagtGACCCCACACAGCCGTGGCAGGGCTTTAGAGGTTTGCACAGACCTTTTAGTAGCCTTTTAGACAGTGGCACTGTGGGCTGTTGTTCTAATCCAGTGGAACAGTCAGGGACATGGAGGCAGCCAGAGCTAAATGGGCAGTGACTCTTTTGGAAGCacatttattacttttttaaCTAAGTGTccacagcagattttttttttgctgttgctgaGAGTAAATGCAAAAAATGGATGGGCAAATAGATTTTGGCCCATGTATCCCTTCTGATTGAAAAGTGAGGCTTTTGTATACACTGCTTTAATGAGTTTCTTTACTTTTACATTAATCTGACTGGTATTATCCCCTTTATTGATAGCTCTAGAGAGAGAGATACTATGATGAAGTCTAATAGGAAATGCACTGAGTACTGTTTATTCTAAAATATAATATGGGAAGGGGTATGcaaaagaatgtatttttgcTAGTAGACTAACTTCTGAAAGAAACTAAGCACAAGGGATTAAATGGATTCAACTAATTCAGTAAGACATTTAGAGTTAGTATTTAACTGTTGATGTAGATTCTGTGTGAAAGCaactaaatatttctttaactCATATGTCCTAAGCAGACATTGGTGCAGAGTTTGTCACTGGCTAATGGAGTATAATGAAGTGCAAAACATATAACACTAGTATTAATTCATTAACACTTGTAAATTTGTAAAGCCAAATGTACCAAGCTGAAGTCTTTAATCATTTTTATAGCTGATGGCATTAAACATGTTAAACATTCATATTATCAataaaggattttatttttaagatgtgCAAATTGCTTAAGGAAATGTTTGCAGTTGGGGCTGCCCAGCAGGAAAGTCCTGCTGGTGGTAACTGGGCATCTGTGCTAGCCTGGAACCTGGAGCTTGAATGGAAGCTCTGAAATGTCAGAACATAATTTTTGGGTGTACAGTGGATCCTGAGTAGTtttggctgctgcagccacaacaTATTGGTCCTCCATCTCCAcccacctgcagctgccagtgctggaaGTTGGGaggtgccctggggcagctgtgcTTCAGGTGTCACAGCAAACTCTGGATGCTCCAGATGGATGCTCTGGCttttaggtatttttaaataaaaacagttttCCTAGAGTACCTCTTAGCCACAGTGTCACGATTCTGAATTGATGACGCTGTATTAATGAACACTGTGGGGCTTGGGGAAGGAGAAGCCCTCCCCGTCCCTTGCTGATGCTCCAGACAGGATGCAGCCTTCTGGAAGCTCCCTCTGCCGCCGAGAATCGCAGCTCAGTTCTGTCGCAGaatgcagctgggagcagagcctggctgcaggaaaagctgctttGTCTGGGATGCAGCGTGTCCATGCACAGAACCAGCACCCTCTGCccggagagctggggctgctccattgcctccctgcccttctgcagggcagagcccacagcTCCTGAGCCCCAGCAGTGACCTGATTTTCTTATCTTTGCCTGTTCACCTGTTCAGTTGAACAAGTTTTGCAACAGCCTGGGCAGAAGCTCTTTGTTCATCTCTCCAGGCTTGATGACATCCCCGAGGTCGTGCCAGTGCCGGCACCAGCCGAAAGGCACCAAACTGGTGCTGCCTCCTGCCCGGGCCAGCCGGAGGTGAGGAGCCCTGCCCGGGCCGCAACGGAGCTGGTGTGGCCCAGCCGCAGCCCCGGTGGCTTTTTAGAGCAGCAGCGTGGCAGGTCCTTGCCCCAGCGGGGGATGCTGGCAAGGCTTGGCTGAACAGCTCCGTGTCCCCCGGGCGTTATCCCGGCCCGGGGTTTGTGCAGGGCGAGGAGGGACCCGGGGGTTGTGGGGGAGCTACAGAGAGGGGTCCAAAGGTCTGTGCAGGGCAAGGAGGGAGCTCAGGGATCTGTGTGGGGAAAGCAGGGGGCCTGAGGCTTTGGCAGCCTCTGCACATGGGCTGCGGGCACTGCTGggtgtggggctgtggctgggAAGCGCCGTCCGAGCCACCTCTGCCCCCATCCCCACCGGCCACCGGCGCACCCGGGCCGGCCAGGAGAGCTCCAGGCAGCCTGGGAGAAGGACGGGGAGCTCAGGGGCGGGCAGGGGAGCCCAGGACCGGGCAGGGACGCTCAGGACCGGGCAGGGATgctcaggacagggcagggatgctcaggggcgggcagggatgctcagggccgggcaggggtgctcaggacagggcagggatgctcaggacagggcagggatgctcaggggcGGGCAGGGGAGCTCAGGACCGGGCAGGGGAGCCCAAGGCCGGGCAGGGATGCTCAGAACAGGGCAGGAATGCCATTGCAGCCCGGGAAGGGCTCGACCCGTGctcggcgcggcggggccgctgGAGGGCGACCGGCACCCAGGAACGGCCCGGGGAAAGGGAACGGGccggggaacgggaacgggaacgggaaggGGAACGGGAAGGGGAACGGGAAGGGGAACGGGAAGGGGAATGGGccggggaacgggaacgggaaggGGAAtgggccggggccgctccccgcccgccgccccgcccgggctcGCCCCGGGCCGCTCCGGGCGGGACCGCGCTGGGCAGCGGCAGCGCCGCAGCCGGGACGGAAACGGGGCCCCGCCGCTGGGCATCGCCGGCAGCCGCCAGCGAAGGGCAGATCCGTCACACACGCCAGCGAAGGGCAGATCCGTCACACACCCCATCGCAGGGCATCCCATCGCAGGGCATCCCATCGCAGGGAATCCCATCGCAGGGAATCCCCCGGGAATCGTGGTTGCCCCCAAAAGCTGCAACCCACATTTCTGTCAGGAAAAACTCTTTTCCCTTGGCGTGCATTCAGCCTGAGCGCAAGCTCCGGGCCATGCGGCCCGCGGTGCCTGCGCGCCGGGTTTGTTTGCACAGCGCAGCCCCGGCTCTCCCCTCCGCCGGGGTGCGCCGGCCAAGGAAGCCTTCAGGCGCTGAGTGTTGCTGTGAAAAGTTTTCATGCCGCAGGTTTAGCACAGCAAACATGCCAAGAAGCCGAGCTCTGCTCACCCACTTCCCTGCCCCGCTAATTCCGCCTCGGCCACCGCCGCTGATAACCCCCGGGCGCCGGCCCGGCGCCGCGGCCCCGTCacccgccccgccggcccggAGCAGCCGCTGAAGGGACCTGGGAAAATCCCTCTCAGGGCAATCATCTCTTTCGCGATAAAGATAGGGGAAGTAGCACACGGAGGGCTAGATTTGGAGGTTGAAATAATATGCTTCGGCTGCAGTTCTCTGCTTCCAGTTTGTACATCCTTCTGGTCCTGCTCCATGCCGGATCCCCTGCTCGTCCCTGAGTGTCTGTGCCTGCTCATAAAATCCACGTGCATGGCTGCAGCGATTTTACAGATGTACCTGCAACACAAACCAATTGTGTGTTGGCTGACTGGGAATCAGCGGCTGTCCATCTGAAAGCATTCCCCCATGGCCACTGATCCCACGTGCTGCATGCCTGGAGTCAGCTCTGGGTGAGGGGTGGCTCTGAGGGGTGCTGAGGGTGAGCTGAGCCCAaggtgggctgggcaggggctgatCCCCGTGGAGAGCCACCCTGCACTGGGGTGCTTTGGAAGCTGAAGCCAGTGCAAGAGACAGGGGGGCTGCTCATGTTCTGGCTCGTTGTGGGTCCCAGGTCAGGCAGGGATCTGCAGAGCTCTCCAGCACAGGCATTGGTCCCCTGAACTGCCCTTCCATAGAGTGAGCAGATCTTGAGTGTCTAACAGACAAGGAAATCCAGATGAAGAGCTGATTCTGATTGCTTTCATCCTGATTTGGAAGCAATGGGggaatttgtgtgtgtgtgtgtgtgtgtgtgtgtgtgtgtgtgtgtgtgtgtgtgtgtgcagtccAAGAGCTTTTCACACACTGATGCCACAGCTCCACGCGCTGCTCATGaaaagctggaggagcagcatgTTCACTGGGCCTGGGCACAAACTCTCCTGGTGCCCAcgtgccatgggcagagacccctgcagagcccctgtgctgcccagTGCTCTTTGCTTGCCTCCCGTGCCAGGATggatctgctgctgccagcacctaCAGCCAGGTGCCAGAAATGGCCAGCTGGCGCCTGATGGCCGTGGGCTGGTACAGCTGCAAACCCAGAGTGAACCCTGGTGACTGGAGGGTGAAGAGCTGGGTCTCCGGGGTGacctgcaggaacagctgccCACAGCCGAGTTTTGGGCCAGGCACAGCACTCAGGGTGTTTAACACAAGGTCGCATGGTGACAAGACAGAGACGTGGCCTGGCCATGAGGGAGCCAGGGGGCAGGACCAGTCCCACCCTCTGCCCTATAGCCCACAGCCACTTCCCGGGGCTTCCCGGGAATCCCTTGGTGTGTAACCTGTCCTGACCACGCTGAGCCTTCTGAAGGCACCAGGCTGGGGTGGCCCGTCCTTCCCGGGCACAGCCAAGGGACAGAGGCTCCACGGGGAGCCCGGCTCTGCCACAGCTGCCTCTCGTCTGCAGGAGCCTCACGGGCAGAGCGGCCTCGGCCGGGTGATTAATCTATTGTCACAGAGAAATCGGGAGAACCGGCAATTAATAAACCCCTGGTTTAGGCAGGAACACGGCTCTGCCGTCCCCGCCGTAAACATTGCCCTTCCCTGCCGGCGACTCGGGATGTGCCGGCGGCCGGGCACGGGCGCAGCGCAGATGTTCCCGAGGGAACCAGGGTCAGGACTGTTTGACGAGGAGGAATCACCAGCGGGAGGATGTTTGTTTTTGTAGCAGCTGGATGTGTCTCGGGAAGGGATGGGAACGTCTTCTGTCACTCGTGGGCCGGGAagaggctggcagggcagggataaAGCTCCTGACAAGTTTGGACTAGCAGGCGAGTTGATTAGCTGAGAGATGAAAATTCACAGCTCGGCTCTCGCAGGGGCCGTGAGCTGCCGGAGAGATGTTGATGGGAGGGGAGAGCACCCCGTGCCCGCTGCCccagcgcccggccccggcgctgctcgGCGGTGCCCGagggcagcgctgggctggcCAGGGCCCCCGGCACCGCAGCGGGTCCGGGCAAGGACGGCAGCGACCCGGCCAGGGCCCCGCAGCCCCcagggccgggctgggcggGCACGGCGGCAGGAGGGAGCCCCGGTGCCACCGCGGCCACCCGGACACGGCCACGGCGGCCGGGACGGGCCCCGCGTCCCACCCGGCTGCGGGCGCGGGCTCTGCGCTCCGGGCTCTGCCTCGGGCGATAATTTGAGGTGAGGGTGATGGAGAAAGCCGGCCTGGCAAGTGCAGGCACTTCTCAGCTGAGAgcccgggctgggctgtgtcTGATGGGACCGATTAGCCGATGATAGACAGAGATAAATG comes from the Lonchura striata isolate bLonStr1 chromosome 30, bLonStr1.mat, whole genome shotgun sequence genome and includes:
- the CTTNBP2NL gene encoding CTTNBP2 N-terminal-like protein gives rise to the protein MNLEKLSKPELLTLFSILEGELEARDLVIEALKAQHRDTFIEERYGKYNISDPLMALQRDFETLKEGNHGEKQPVCSNPLSILKVVMKHCKNMQERMLSQLAAAESRHRKVILDLEEERQRHAQDTAEGDDVTYMLEKERERLTQQVEFEKSQVKKFEKEQKKLSSQLEEERARHKQLSSMLVVECKKATAKAAEEGQKTAELSLKLEKEKSKVSKLEEELAAKRKRGLQMEAQVEKQLSEFDIEREQLKAKLNREENRTKALKEEVECLKKALKELEASCQEHSPSKPVHPSPSVTSRGVTTDSPPMKSVSCQTESLQAERANPASTSKAVHTVFASPPTPAHSYAKSNGHCDTDVQMGGETNAAESQVHREKSAAAAEGAVENGSSPVRTESPVHLTSQLPSAGASLSPSSTAASSLTPSPCSSPVLSKRLVGASASSPGYQSSYQVGINQRFHAARHKFQSQAEQEHQPGGLQSPPSRDLSPTLADNSAAKQLARNTVTQVLSRFTSQQGPIKPVSPNSSPFGTDYRTLANAGSPKTDSGHCPSPVKVSSPLSPLSPGIKSPTIPRAERGNPPPIPPKKPGLAQSPAAPAPLTKTSSQASSLGAPMDVASSCSNNPVVSNGKDLEILLPSSS